TTGGCGTACTCCGTGAGCCAGTCGTGGGTCTCGGCGCTGACGCCGACACCCGGCACGGCGGCCTCGGCGTCGAACTTCAGTGCCCCCGTCGGCGGCAGTTGGCCGGGAACGTGGTTGGCGAAGACGAACGCCTTCGCACCCGCGGCGACCGCGTGGCCGAACTTCTCCATCCGGTGGACGAACCGCTGGCCCGACGGCGTCGTCGTACTCGCGACGGCGATCGCTCCCTTGAGGTCGACCTCCTCGAGTTCCGTCGGCGTCCCGTAGCCGACGTCGACCAGCGGTCCCTCGACGTCGCCCGCCGGCGCGTACGGCAGCGCGATCGCCTCGAACATACGGTCGACGCCCGTCGAGCCCGATTCGGGGTCGCCCCGTTCTCTTTCCGCCTCGCGCTCTTCGCTCCCGCTCCCGCGAGTCGTCGTCTCGCTTCCCAGCACGGCGAACTCGGTGGAGCCTCGCTCCCAGTACTGCATCGAAAATTCCTGGAACTCGACATCCTCGAGGCCGGCGTCGGTCAGCTCCTCGCGCACGATTTCGGCGGCGCGGCGTTCGCCCGGCGAGCCGCCCATCCGGTGGGGGAGCTCGGTCAGTCGCGTCAGCAGTTCCCAGCCCCGGTCGTCGCTCCAGGCGCGACCGAGCGCAGTCTCGAGTCGCTCGTCGTCGATGACCTCGTCGTCCATACCCCGTTGTTCGCGCTCGAGTGGCATATTTTGCCGGTCGGATTCGGCCGGGGTGGGTGCCCGACGGTTCGGAGTGTGGGGGTGTTGTTCGCCCTTCGATACCCTTTACCACCTACGTTCCGAAACGCGTGCTATGAGTTCCGTTCCCGAACGCTCCGAGGTCGACGAGGACTATACCTGGAACCTCGAGAGCATCTACGCGTCCGACGACGACTGGGAGAGCGCCTACGAGGCGGTCGCCGAGCGCGTCGACGAACTCGCCGCCTACGAGGGACAGGTTACCGACGACGCCGACACGCTCCTCGAGACGCTCGAGTTACGCGACGAGGTCATGCGCGAGGTGTCGATGGTCGCCTCCTATGCCCGAATGCGCCGCGACGAGGATACGACGAACCAGGAGTATCAGGCGCTGACGGCGCGGGCACAGTCGCTTGCCTCCGACGCCCACTCTGCGGCCTCGTTCATCGATCCCGAACTGCAGGAGCTGACCCGCGAGGAGTTCGACGCGATGGTCGACGCGGAGTCGGATCTCGAGACGTACGATCACTACGTCGACGACGTGCTGCGGATGAAACCGCACACGCGTTCGGCCGAAGTCGAGGAGTTGCTCGCCGAACTGGGCGAGGTCACGGGTGCGACGGGCGAGGTGTACAACATGCTCGCGAACGCGGACATGTCGTTTCCCACCGTGGAGGACGCTGACGGAGAAGCCGTCGAGGTCACCCAGAGCAACTTCGTCAACCTGCTCAAACGCCCGGATCGGGAGTTCCGCCGGACGGTCCACGAGGAGTACTACGACGAGTGGGAAACGCTCCGAAACACGGTCGCTTCGGCCTACAAGAACAGCGTCAAGGCCGACGTCAAGACGGCCCAGGCGCGCAACTACGACACGGCTCGCGAGGCTGCCCTCGACGGTCCCAACGTTCCCGTCGATGTCTACGACACGCTCGTCGACAGCGTCCACGAGAACATCGACAAGCTCCACCACCACGCCGAACTCAAGCGACAGGCCCTCGAGGTCGACGACCTCCAGATGTGGGACGTTTACATGCCTCTGACCGGCGACGAGGGGCCCGACGTCGAGTACGATCAAGCCGCCGAATGGGTCGTCGAATCCCTCGCGCCGCTGGGTGAGGACTACCAGTCCCGCGTCGCGGAAGGTCTCGACTCGCGCTGGGTCGACGTCTACGAGAACGAGGGCAAGCAGTCCGGTGCCTACTCGGGCGGCACGTACGACACCCAGCCGTTCATCCTGATGAACTACCAGGACGACATCTCCTCGATGTACACGCTGGCCCACGAACTCGGCCACTCGATGCACTCCGAACTGACGAAAGACGAACAGCCCTTCGTCTACTCGAACTACGAAATTTTCGTGGCCGAGGTCGCGAGTACGGTCAACGAGGCCCTGCTGACGAACCACTTGCTCGAGACCGTCGACGACCCCGAGTTCCGCAAGCACGTCTTGAACGAATTCCTGGAACGCGTGCGCTCGACGCTCTACCGACAGACGCTCTTTGCGGAGTTCGAACACGAGGCTCACCGACTCGAGGAGGAGAGCGAACCGTTGACGGCGGACCGACTGGACGAGCTCTACCGCGGACTCAAAGAAGAGTACTACGAGCCGGCGGTCGTCGACGACCGCATCGCCCGCGAGTGGATGCGTATCCCGCACTTCTACCGCGCCTTTTATGTCTACCAGTACGCGACCGGGATTTCGGCCGCGCTGGCCATCGTCGACGACGTCCTCCCGAACGGTGCGGGCGGCGACCCGAACCGCGACGCGGCCGAGGACTACCTCGAGTTCCTCCGACGGGGCTCCCGGGAGTACCCGCTCGAACTCCTCCGGATCGCCGGCGTCGACATGAGCACGTCCGAGCCGATCGATCGCGCGCTCGAGAGCTACGGCCAGCGACTCGAGGAGATGGACGCGCTGCTCGACGAGGCGAACTGACGACGTAATAGTTATGTTTTAGTCATTTTGTGGACTACAGCTCTGTGTGCCCATCTCGAACCGTCTCCGCGCTTCGGTACCCTCACTCGAGTGGTCTCCGATCTCTCTCCTGTTTGCCGCTCTCGTGGCCGTTCAGCTGACGGTCCTCTACGGAACCATCGGCGGCGACCCGAGCGACGTTGCCCTCTCGGTAGCCGCGGTGTACGTCGCGGGGATGCTTCTCGTCGGGTTGCTCGCGGGCGTTGCCCGGTCGAACTCGTTTCTGTTCACGTTGTTTGCGGGCTGGTCGGTCTTCGCGTGGCTCGCGTACGCGTTCGATCCGTCCGTTACCGTCGGGGCACTAATCGGAACCGTCACCGTCGGCTGCAGCTTCTACTATGCGATCAAGTACCGGTACGACGGCGATTTTTCGCTTCTCGAGGCCGTTCGTTGATGGCGGTGTGACTTATCCGGTCCACTCTCCTGTTGCAGACTTTTTGGTCCGAGGCGCGATTGCTGCCCGAAATCGCTCGCTTCCATCGTTTCGACTGGTTCGTGGCGATACGTCCTCGGTTGTCGGCTACCAGAAATCCAACCGGGACCCAAAGGCACATTTATGATCGGGGACTTACCAGCGTACGTCAGGATGTCTCGAAGCCCGTCTATCCCAGACCGACCTCACCGCGATATCGATCCCGATCTCCCCGACGATGAGCGGCTCGAGGCGCTCCGCGGGCACTTTGCGGATCTCGCGGAGGTAAACGAACAGCTCACTGAGCAGCTCGAGGAGGCCGAACAGCGTCGCCAAGACCTGCGCGACCGCGTCGAGCGCGTCGAGCGCGAGAACGAGACGCTCAAAAGCTCCTCGCTGTACATCGCCACCGTCGAGGACGTCCTCGAGAACGACGAAGTGATCGTCAAACAGCACGGAAACAACCAGGAGGTGCTCACGGACGTCTCCCCGCGGATCGTCGAGGAAGTCGATCCCGGCGACCGCGTCGCGGTCAACGACTCCTTTGCGATCCAGACGGTGCTCAACGCCGAGACCGACGCGCGCGCCCAGTCGATGGAGATCACCGAAAAGCCGGAAGTTACCTACGCCGACATCGGCGGGATCGACGAACAGGTTCTCGAGGTTCGCGAGGCCGTCGAGCAGCCGTTGGCCGAACCCGAACTGTTCCACGAGGTCGGCATCGAGCCGCCGAGCGGCGTCCTGCTCTACGGCCCGCCCGGGACCGGCAAGACGATGCTCGCCAAGGCCGTCGCCAACGAGACCGACGCCACCTTCATCAAGATGGCTGGCTCGGAACTCGTCCGCAAGTTCATCGGCGAGGGCTCCCGTCTCGTCCGAGACCTCTTCGAGATGGCCCGCGAGCGCGAACCGGCAATAATCTTCATCGACGAGATCGACGCCATCGCGACGACTCGCACCGAATCCAAGACCTCCGGCGACGCCGAGGTCCAGCGAACGATGATGCAACTGCTCTCCGAGATGGACGGCTTCGAGGCCCGCGGCGAGATCCGCATCATCGCCGCGACCAACCGCTTCGACATGCTCGACCGCGCCATCCTCCGGCCCGGCCGATTCGACCGCCTCATCGAAGTGCCCGAGGCCGACCGCGACGGCCGCGAGCAGATCCTCGAGATCCACACCCGGAACATGAACGTCGCCGACGGGGTCGACTTCGGCGACTTGGCCGACGACACCGACGGCTACTCCGGTGCCGAAATCGAGAGTCTCACAACCGAAGCCGGCATGTTCGCGATCCGCAACGACCGCGAGCAGGTCACCCACCAGGACTTCGTCGAGGCCCTCGAGAAAATCGAGAAAGACGACTCGAGCGAGGTTATCTCCTCGGCGGGCTACTTCTACCAGTAACAGTTGTTGGCAATGTGATCTACTTTATACAGTCTGACCGACCGGGACACTGCTGAATCCTTGCCGGTCATTGTTCGTTTGTCAGTACTCCGACTTCCGGTTTTCTATCCGTTTCTTGATGTTAGTTTCATCTGGAGTGACTGGCTTCACTCGAAGCTCTCCGAAACCGTACTTCGAGTGGTTCCCGACCCGAGTGAGTCCTGACATCGCAGTCTCCACCGGACGGGTGCCGTCGTAGCCGACGACCACGCCGTGATCGACGGTCTCCAACTCGTACACGTCGCCGCCCTCGATGACCTTCTCCAGGCGGTGGCGTAACTGCGCATCATCGTCTACGCTCCACCACCACGGGATGTCCACGTTGTTCGCCTTCGGGTACTCCGACCGGAGCACGAACGGCGTCACTAGTTCGAGGATGAACGCCTCGCCGTCTTCGAGACGCGAGTAGTCCAGTGCCTCCAGGTCAACGACCTGCGTGTCTTTCAGCGTGGTCGTCCCGTAGCCATAGTTGCGTTTGCCTCCGAACTGGAGGCCATCGAGCACGTCCTCACCGAGGGGTAGATGTCCAGGTCATCGGCGTGCAAGTAGGCGTTCACGTACCAACGCGTGGTCTGTTGCTGTTTCCGCGCGCCGTCGGGCCGGCCCATGATCGTCTCGTGAGCCAGCGCGGGCATCCCGCTCTGGAACCGGATGCCGTGAGCGTTCAGCCCGTCGCGGGGTCGGGTATCGAGCAGCCACGGGTGGTCGGGGTGCCGGAAGAGGAACAGGTCGTCGTAGCTTTCCACGTCAGGGAGCGACGACCCCATGTACGGGCGAATCCCGCTCTGCGAGTGCTCCTCGGGAAATGTCCCGAACTGGCCGGGGACGAACATCCCGTGGCTGGCGTTGATGTGCTGGTGGACGTCGTGCTCCAGCTGCATCCCGAGCGCGTGATAGATCGCGTTCCCGCTCACGTAGTACGGGTGCCCGAGGTAGTCCATGTCGAGTTCCCAATGAACCTGTTGGATGCGGGTCACGCGTTCTTCCTCCGAGTTTCGAGATCCTCGATGTACTGGAGCGCGGTGCTCCAACTCCAGATCCGCCGGAGGTTCGCATCGAGCACCATGTCGTGCTTGTCGTGGTTGACGTCGAGCGGGTGCGCGGTGAGACGCTTCCACGCCGACGCCCACGACCGCCACGGACGGCTTCCAAGGCGCGCCCACGGGTTCCCGCCCGCGCTCTCGTCGATTCGAAGCGCGAAGCGATCGCCCGCGTAGACCGTGCGGTGGGGCACGATCTCCCCGGCGTCCACGACCAGGAGGAGATCGGCGAACTCGTGACCGGCGTGGTAGTTGTCCAAGAGCGCCGCCACGAGCAGTGTGTGATACTTCAGGCTCGTGTACGGGTAGTAGAGTACCGACAGGTCGGACAGTGGCTCGAGGCCCACCCGTTCGTTCACGGTCTCGTTCTCGCGGTTGTCATTGGCTCGAGTTGGGCCGTCAGCTCGATCCTGATCGCCGGTCAGTCACCCCCGGAAGCGGCTCGGTACGGGCTCGCCGCCGGAATAGCCGCGTTCGTCGTCGCGGGTAGCGCCGCACTCGTTCGCCGGTAGATTTCAGCGAGGAGAGTCGCGAGACGACGCGCCGCTCGGCGGGTTCGGCCTCGGAACCGCAACGCCTTACGCCCTCGGTCCCCGAACGCGAGTATGAGCACGATTCGAGTCGTCTGGGGGACCGCATCCGGTCCCACGGCGATGTCGTCCTACGACGCCGCGCTCGCGGACGCCGGCGTCGAGAACTACAACCTCGTCTCGGTCTCCTCCGTGATCCCGGCGGATACCGACGTCGAAGCCGTCGGCACGGCCCCCGATCTCGGACCCGTCGGCGAGCGGCTGACCGTCGTCGAGGCTCGAGCCACCGTCGCCGGCCCCGGCCGAGCCAGCGCGGCGCTCGCGTGGTCCCAGTCAGTCGACGACGGGCCGGGGCTGTTCTACGAGACGTCCGGTGAGACGGACCGTGAGGATGTCGAACGACGCGTTCGCGAGGGGCTGGACGCGGGACAGGAGCTTCGAGACTGGGAGTTCACCGAACCGAGCGTCGCCGTCGAGAGCACGCGGGCCGAGTCGGGACGGCACACGACGGCGCTCGTCCTCGCCGTCTACGGCAAGAGCGAGC
Above is a window of Natronorubrum tibetense GA33 DNA encoding:
- the pepF gene encoding oligoendopeptidase F, with product MSSVPERSEVDEDYTWNLESIYASDDDWESAYEAVAERVDELAAYEGQVTDDADTLLETLELRDEVMREVSMVASYARMRRDEDTTNQEYQALTARAQSLASDAHSAASFIDPELQELTREEFDAMVDAESDLETYDHYVDDVLRMKPHTRSAEVEELLAELGEVTGATGEVYNMLANADMSFPTVEDADGEAVEVTQSNFVNLLKRPDREFRRTVHEEYYDEWETLRNTVASAYKNSVKADVKTAQARNYDTAREAALDGPNVPVDVYDTLVDSVHENIDKLHHHAELKRQALEVDDLQMWDVYMPLTGDEGPDVEYDQAAEWVVESLAPLGEDYQSRVAEGLDSRWVDVYENEGKQSGAYSGGTYDTQPFILMNYQDDISSMYTLAHELGHSMHSELTKDEQPFVYSNYEIFVAEVASTVNEALLTNHLLETVDDPEFRKHVLNEFLERVRSTLYRQTLFAEFEHEAHRLEEESEPLTADRLDELYRGLKEEYYEPAVVDDRIAREWMRIPHFYRAFYVYQYATGISAALAIVDDVLPNGAGGDPNRDAAEDYLEFLRRGSREYPLELLRIAGVDMSTSEPIDRALESYGQRLEEMDALLDEAN
- the pan2 gene encoding proteasome-activating nucleotidase Pan2, coding for MSRSPSIPDRPHRDIDPDLPDDERLEALRGHFADLAEVNEQLTEQLEEAEQRRQDLRDRVERVERENETLKSSSLYIATVEDVLENDEVIVKQHGNNQEVLTDVSPRIVEEVDPGDRVAVNDSFAIQTVLNAETDARAQSMEITEKPEVTYADIGGIDEQVLEVREAVEQPLAEPELFHEVGIEPPSGVLLYGPPGTGKTMLAKAVANETDATFIKMAGSELVRKFIGEGSRLVRDLFEMAREREPAIIFIDEIDAIATTRTESKTSGDAEVQRTMMQLLSEMDGFEARGEIRIIAATNRFDMLDRAILRPGRFDRLIEVPEADRDGREQILEIHTRNMNVADGVDFGDLADDTDGYSGAEIESLTTEAGMFAIRNDREQVTHQDFVEALEKIEKDDSSEVISSAGYFYQ
- a CDS encoding pyruvoyl-dependent arginine decarboxylase, with protein sequence MSTIRVVWGTASGPTAMSSYDAALADAGVENYNLVSVSSVIPADTDVEAVGTAPDLGPVGERLTVVEARATVAGPGRASAALAWSQSVDDGPGLFYETSGETDREDVERRVREGLDAGQELRDWEFTEPSVAVESTRAESGRHTTALVLAVYGKSEPIC